In a single window of the Dinghuibacter silviterrae genome:
- a CDS encoding FUSC family protein, which yields MKFTRNSFLYVFRIILGCLISWWALALLHIDRREWALITVIIVSEPDFENLRNNTISRVINTLAGCAVGLIFLLLTGVTFLSMILGVTASILISTSYPRYPSSWKLAPVTVVIVMVPSVMSQASLSNAIVVALTRAGEVLVGCVVAFLLGLIFARLHRLRMPFRRR from the coding sequence TTGAAATTCACCCGCAATTCCTTCCTTTACGTTTTCCGGATCATCCTGGGCTGTCTCATCTCCTGGTGGGCGCTGGCCTTGCTGCACATCGACCGGCGCGAGTGGGCGCTGATCACCGTGATCATCGTCTCCGAACCCGACTTTGAAAACCTCCGCAACAACACCATTTCGCGGGTCATCAATACCCTCGCCGGCTGTGCGGTGGGCCTGATTTTCCTGCTGTTGACGGGCGTGACCTTTTTGTCGATGATCCTGGGCGTGACCGCGTCCATCCTTATCAGCACTTCATATCCCAGGTATCCAAGCAGTTGGAAACTTGCACCCGTTACCGTGGTCATCGTCATGGTGCCTTCCGTCATGTCGCAGGCCTCCTTGTCTAATGCGATCGTCGTGGCGCTCACCAGGGCGGGGGAGGTGCTTGTCGGCTGTGTGGTGGCCTTTCTCCTGGGGCTGATCTTTGCGCGGCTGCACCGCTTGCGGATGCCGTTCCGGCGGCGCTAA
- a CDS encoding glycoside hydrolase family 53 protein, producing MIKLCCVVAACLLAAGTTPKAPGAHPTLDPHPRVEKVLGADISFLPQLEAEGMHFYDHGVQKDAIRLLKDNGFNYIRLRIFVHPAADSGYSPKGYCGLHDTKKMALRIKAAHLKFLLDFHYSDTWADPGKQYKPHAWRGLPVTAVADSVGAYTRAVLEALKAQGTLPDMVQVGNEINHGLLWPEGGSAHLDTLAEYLRAGIAAVREVAPKAKVMLHIACGGQNAESRYFLDNMIRRGVVFDVIGESYYPQWHGSLDDLRNNLTDLETRYHQDVIVVEYTQRKKEVNDIEFALNGKHELGTFIWEPLNTWEQFIDRNGRTVDSLIDIYPTVKKTYHIP from the coding sequence ATGATAAAGCTTTGCTGTGTGGTGGCCGCCTGCCTGCTGGCAGCCGGAACCACCCCGAAGGCGCCCGGCGCCCACCCAACGCTCGATCCCCATCCCCGGGTAGAGAAGGTATTGGGCGCCGACATTTCTTTCCTCCCCCAGTTGGAAGCCGAAGGCATGCATTTTTATGATCATGGCGTCCAAAAGGACGCCATCCGCCTTCTGAAGGACAACGGCTTCAATTACATCCGGCTCCGGATTTTTGTACACCCGGCCGCGGACAGCGGTTATTCCCCGAAGGGATATTGTGGGCTGCACGACACAAAAAAGATGGCCCTTCGGATAAAAGCCGCCCACCTCAAGTTTCTCCTGGATTTCCACTACAGCGATACCTGGGCCGACCCAGGCAAGCAATACAAACCCCACGCCTGGAGGGGATTGCCCGTAACCGCCGTGGCCGACTCCGTGGGCGCCTATACGCGGGCCGTCCTGGAGGCGCTCAAGGCCCAGGGTACCCTTCCCGACATGGTGCAGGTGGGGAACGAGATCAACCATGGACTGCTGTGGCCGGAAGGCGGGAGCGCCCACCTGGACACCCTTGCGGAATACCTCAGGGCCGGTATCGCCGCGGTCCGGGAAGTGGCCCCCAAGGCAAAGGTCATGCTGCACATCGCTTGTGGCGGTCAAAACGCCGAATCCCGGTATTTCCTCGACAATATGATCCGCCGGGGCGTTGTTTTCGACGTGATTGGAGAGTCGTACTACCCCCAATGGCATGGAAGCCTGGACGACCTCCGGAACAACCTCACCGACCTGGAGACGCGTTACCACCAGGATGTCATCGTCGTGGAATATACCCAGCGCAAAAAAGAGGTCAACGACATTGAATTTGCCCTGAACGGCAAACACGAGCTGGGTACCTTTATCTGGGAACCCCTGAACACCTGGGAACAGTTTATCGATCGTAATGGACGGACCGTAGATTCCCTTATCGACATCTATCCAACCGTTAAGAAAACTTATCATATCCCTTGA
- a CDS encoding tetratricopeptide repeat protein yields MRSFSKYLWIGLLFVGSALHAQTASDITAEGDQLVKSLKEEDAYKKYKDALVIQPDNLHALIQCSYMASRIGNRQADKNKAREFFTEAQDLAGRALKVDSTSSEAYLMMAIAEGRLAQTEGARKKVEYGRDVKNYCDKAIKLDPGNYRAYHLLGVWNVEAAHMTGLERTSAKVLYGGIPDATVKEGLRCFEKCRSIYPGFLLNYLDMAKAYKEDDQNEKALGALQTLVRLPVQTEDDPAIKAEGRKMLDAMQ; encoded by the coding sequence ATGCGATCATTTTCCAAATACCTATGGATCGGCCTCCTTTTCGTGGGGAGCGCCCTGCATGCCCAAACCGCCAGTGACATCACCGCCGAAGGCGATCAGCTCGTCAAAAGCCTGAAAGAGGAGGACGCGTACAAAAAATACAAGGACGCCCTCGTCATTCAGCCGGACAACCTCCACGCGCTGATCCAGTGTAGCTATATGGCCAGCCGCATCGGGAACCGGCAAGCCGACAAAAACAAGGCGCGAGAATTCTTTACCGAGGCCCAGGACCTTGCCGGCCGCGCCTTAAAGGTGGACAGCACCTCTTCCGAGGCGTATCTGATGATGGCCATCGCTGAAGGCCGGTTGGCACAGACCGAAGGGGCCAGGAAAAAGGTGGAATACGGCCGGGACGTCAAGAACTATTGCGACAAGGCGATAAAGCTGGATCCCGGCAACTACCGGGCGTACCACCTGCTGGGCGTCTGGAACGTGGAGGCCGCCCACATGACCGGCCTGGAACGGACGAGCGCCAAAGTCCTGTACGGCGGCATTCCGGACGCAACGGTCAAGGAAGGCCTCCGCTGTTTTGAGAAGTGCCGGTCCATTTATCCCGGCTTTCTCCTGAATTACCTGGACATGGCCAAGGCCTACAAGGAAGACGACCAGAACGAAAAGGCCCTGGGCGCCCTCCAGACCCTTGTGCGCCTCCCCGTGCAGACCGAGGACGATCCCGCGATCAAGGCGGAGGGGAGGAAGATGCTGGATGCGATGCAATAA
- the folB gene encoding dihydroneopterin aldolase, whose translation MTIHLENLRFYGYHGLYVHEQKLGAWFELDVSLEWPDPDRPIRHLHETVNYVAVYDLVKARMALPEELLETLAMEMAHLLKDHFPQLSGVGIRVTKINPPLLNFQGTVAVEYRKSF comes from the coding sequence ATGACGATCCACCTCGAAAACCTGCGCTTCTACGGCTATCACGGCTTGTACGTCCATGAGCAAAAACTGGGGGCCTGGTTCGAGCTGGACGTCAGCCTGGAATGGCCCGATCCGGACCGCCCCATCCGCCACCTCCACGAGACCGTCAACTACGTTGCCGTCTATGACCTGGTCAAGGCCAGGATGGCGCTCCCTGAAGAGCTCCTGGAAACGCTGGCCATGGAGATGGCGCACCTGCTCAAGGATCATTTTCCGCAATTGTCCGGCGTCGGTATACGCGTGACGAAGATCAATCCGCCTTTGCTCAACTTTCAGGGGACGGTTGCGGTTGAATACCGCAAAAGTTTCTAA